Below is a genomic region from Falco naumanni isolate bFalNau1 chromosome 2, bFalNau1.pat, whole genome shotgun sequence.
TCCTGATATTCCTATTAAGTACAAACATTAGCAACAAAGCACCACTGACTAGAACTTCACTATCAAGCCTCTTTCAAATTCAGCACAACACAACCCTGAATGCCAATCCACTTAATTTTGTATGCTGTTTACCTTGTTACCTTCTGGTAGTAGCCTGTACGCACTTTCAGCAATCCTGAACATCTCTTTTGTGACACTTATTACCAGTTCTACAACCTACATGTTTTTGCTTACTCTTCACTTTTTATTGTAATACAcatattgcctttttttttttttaaggggtaTATTTCATGTCTTGCAGTTATTTTGATATATTCCCTTATTCTCCACAGCATCTTCCAGTACATGCACTCAGTTTTGGTCTTTCCATCATCTTAATCCCAAATGTTACTAACCTCTTTCCCTATTATCTTTTTCTAAGAATGTCTGTATTTTGCAAGTCAAGTCTATTGTATTATTGCTATTTATGTCTTAGATTTCCTTACACAGTTCTCTTTTTTGTACATCCTCACTTTAACCAAACCTGCTGATAGATGgaattcttccatttttcttaaatttagcTAAGTAAATACATACTACATAAATTCAGGACCAGAGCTGAGAAGTttaaaacagtaacatttttaataatgacaTTGTAGTGTAGAGCAAAGATATAAATCTGAACGTTACTTGTAACATAGCCTGAAGCGGTAATATTTCTAGAAGAGAGCTAAAAAAATACTTACCACGACCACTTACTCATTTAATCTTTTTACTTACAGGAGATGCTCATTACTGTGCACTTAGCAGCTTATCATGTGCTGCATAGAGTAAAGCAAGTATTTCAGTTAGTTTCCCTGCACtttcatatacttttttttgCCAGTATTCAAACACAATGACAACATGCTGTAGAAGATGAACCAATAAAAACATAACTTACTTGTATTTGACAGTTTTTACAGTCTCAGTTGAAACACTTTTAGCAATGCACTTTGCTGCGCTTTCTAAACCTTGCCACACTGTTGAAAACCCTGTAAAAATGAGGAGCTTATGTGAGTTCATAGCGTTGAAAAAAGTACAATTACAAAAGTATATGGAATTTTTATTACCTTGAACTCCACTTGCTGCCACCACCAGAGCACCATCAAAAGTGGATTTACCATCTTTATCTTTCTTAAGGGATTCTGGAACTAATTTGCTGCCATGCTTCTTCACGTGTGGAGCCAGCTCCTTTCCGACACAGCTTGCTATAGAACACACTCCCTCAACTACCGTAAAAGAATAGTATGCAGATTATTTAGTAAGAACAAAGGTCATCTTTCTTCAAAAGTCCTTACTTCTAATTAGAACTAAGCTTCACTGAAGTCTTAAGCGTTGCTTCTATTTAAATGCTCTTACTTGAAAGACAGACTTTAATCCAGGCTTAAGTACCCAACTGATACAGAAGCAACcttatttttcagattctgCACAACTCCAATTCCTAAGAAATGGGTAAGGCTGGCCTTACAGctaaaaagaactttaaaagaaatatgtacATGCCCTGCACTCAAACCGTTTCCATTGCTTTGTTACCCCCAACCTGCAGATAGGTAacaagctgtttctttcctcactTGTCTTCAGGAGAAGTCTTTCTTACAGTCTTTCCAGCTCTTCAAAGTACTTTTGCAACATCCAGCacaatttgttttttaaacttggaTGAGTAACTAGACACTGGACATAAACATTAATGCAAGTAAGTAACACAATGAAGTTACTGAGAGCTGCTAGGGTTACCAAGCACCTCTGAACAACCAGCCGTTTCTATCTGGAAGTTTATACATAGTCTAATAGACTTGTTTCAGGTGTGTGTATTTAAAACAAtgcccccacacacacattctcTAATGGTACAATATGGTAGTAACCAGTGActatacagcttttaaaatacactgttaTCAATTTAAGAAGAGAGGTACCATCTTCAAATAGCTGTCTATAACTTAGAAAAGCATGCCAAACTTAAGACTGTACAGActattcttttaagaaaaaaatgcctcaaGGCCATAGAATAAGTATTAGTCCTAAAGTATGTCTCTCACAGGAGGTAACTAGGCACAAACTACTGATCTCTGGATTTCATCAGCTCAGTCCCTCCCATCTAGGTCACTGGCTAGAGAAACCAACCCCCactttatgaaatatttaaggcAAAAAATAGAATATACTATGAGATGGAAATTTTTACCTAAGAACTGGCTGACTTTCACAGCTCCTCCAGTAGCCTGTTTTGCTACGTGAAGTCCCTTTGCTACAGTTGGATTGACTTCCAGAGGTTTTTCTTCTGGTTGAATGTGTTCTCGCAGTTTAGAAGCTCCTTTGTGGATAGCTTTACCAGTATATTCTGCTCCTTTTACTAGGCCCCAGCTTACCCAAGACGCACCTTCAAggcaaaaattgtttttcttacagTGTACAATATTACAGACTATGACTCCTACAGTTTTCCCTCCTCTGAAACACTGACTTTACAAACATTCCTGATAACACAGTCTGCAATTATATTCTTCCCTGCATGGGCCAGCATGAATTCCTGAAGCGATTTCGGCTCCTACACCACCCACAGTTTTTCAATTTACTAATGTTCAATATAGCCATCTCTCATCAATGTCAGCTTAATACAGACATTcagttttttaataaatatccATGCCCCAGTTGGGTCAGAAGGACAGAACTGCACACCTCAACACTAATAACGTTCTGAAAACATACAACCCAACCCTCTAGCCCTCCTAGCagatttatatttattactAATGACCACAAACTGATTGTATATTCCAAAAGTTcgcagagggaaaaaaatgtttatctgCAGAAATCACAACAGATACCTGCTTTAATAGAACAATTTTACTCCTGTACGAGCAGTTATATATCACAGTGGTTTGAGTCACAGGCAGAGATATCCTGACATATAGTCAACTGAGGAGCCTCATGAACAAAACTGTTGCCAATGTGTTTAAATTCTGCACTGTTTTTATAAAGGTTGTCAAAGTATCCTTTAGATGATCACAACGAACTGGTGAACAACTACTTCTGACCACTCAGCTTCTACTAGCACACGTGTTTAggtgaaaatactgtttaaatgTTACTCACAGAGCTTTACATTCAACACAATCCTCTTATTACAGCAGTACCTGATAAGATTCCATGGGCAACTTTCTCACTCCATTCTGGCAActctttctgattttctgctcCTTCAGGTTGTGGTTGGATACGTACAGTCTGAGGCAAGTTAACTGCATCACCAGAGGCTTCTGAAGGctatgaagaaaaagtaaacatCTGAGAAGCTACTTCCCAATGTATCATCAGGATTTCTGGTTTAAATGCTTTAGATCATACAGATCTGATATCAAATCATGTTAATATTGTGTATTCCTTGGGTAAGTGTACAGAAACTCAAGCAAGCTGTAAGGGTACAAGCAACTCAAtttgcacagaaatgctgtgcaTTCAAAAAAGCTTATCAGACAGCTCAGCACTTCCTGTACGCTTTCTTAATCCAGTTACAATAGAGACGTGCTTGCCAATACGGCCATATGGTCAAGTAACTAAGGAAAACTTGCAATACAAACTAACTAGCAATACAGCTAAGAGACTCGTCAAcctgttatttttatcttctcagAGGGAATTCACCTCTGTTGTTATTCAGTACGAGAACTGCAGTCTTTGGTCAGAGAATCCAGCTGCACTAAAAGAATGCAGCTGTTCTGGTTGTTTTGCTCCTTACCCTTTCctctcaaattaaaaaataaaggagattATTCATTCTACGTGCCATTGATGCTGTTGCAGAATGGCACAGCCAAGGACCACATCAAGCTCCGAATCTAAAGCTGGGCAGATAGGTTCTGTGTGATTTCATGTCAAACACTAGAGTTTCTGGAGTATATGTTAATCATTCAAACACAGCAACCACCACCACAGTATGGTTAGTTTTTCTAAATAGTACAGCAAAACTTTACACAGTTCACAGACAATGTATAATAGAACTTTAACtatagaaagcaaaaaaattggAATAGATTTAGGTTTTTCTTAGAGATTCTATGTTTAGGTCTTCTCCAATGTAAAAGTAAAAGAAACCTCCAACACTTCCGTGATTGAAAACACTGCTAGTTAACgatggacagaaagaaaaaatctttttgtttagTCTAGAAAAGTCTAACTGACAGCATTCATAGATGAAACCtaggaacagaacagaatacagaataatgTTCGATATTACATGGAATTCTTAGATTCCCCTGAAATatttactggaaataaaagcagggTATGTCACAAAGATGACTGttgcaataaaagaaagaaaaaccaacatTAACAGAAAAGAGTAGATTAAGATTTACAAGGTTGCTACCCAGAAGATTAACAATGTATCCCTGACATATACTGTATCATCAATTACTGCTCGACAGCAGTGTGAAATCTCCTGTTCAAGAAAGACCTTTAGCATGTGACCAAAACACttcaggggctgggcaggacaAATAACCTTAATACACAGCTACAGctaaaaaacaaccaaccaaaaacagttaaaaacccccaaactatGTTCCAGATATAATTTAATTACACCACAGTTTGGGTCACTACGTAGAAAAACAGTCAACAAGACTTCTAAGGACTATactaaagaacagaaattgATTGCCTAATAGGACAGGTGACTCAATactataattaaattaaatacagttgTTAATTAGATCCTCATGAGTACTGTGTAAAACAGACACGTTAAATGGCCATCAGATTAggctttgaaatatttgtgctATATCACGTTTTTTAAAACTCCAGCAATCTGCTCATTTGCAAAATGTGGCAGCCTGCAGTAGCGAATTAGCTCTTgaacaaccaaaaaaactccAGCcaaccccccacacacacactacaCAGCACACCATACATTGCCACTGTCAATTGAGTCTGGAATCTCAGCAGTACCAGTGTCTGTTTCTGTgacaattttttattatttttttaacataaaattttGGAATCACTGTCCTGGAATTTACCTGGACTTTGTGGCCAGACATCTGTTTAAATTTATCTTCAAAATGCGCTCTATCAGTTGCTGGGAGCTCTGAAGATAACCCTACTCTCTCATGGGATCCTGGCACCTGTGACATTGTATCAGGGAACATTAACAAAAACATGGAATTTGAGGACAATAAGGAACTAATGAGATAGCAAGTTTGAACTACTACACATGAAAAATGACAGGATCTTATCCAGTAAGTCCTGCATTGAAATATCACATAAAGGTTCTGTAGTAcctttccctttaaaataaaaattagtggCCTCCTGTGCCAGTGAAGTTCCTTTCTGAACTCAACAGGATTTACACAGTAACAGAACCCCACTCACACAGCATGCTGCAAACTGGTCTTCCATCAGCACTGCATTCACATCTTCATGGTTCAACATGATTTTGTCTTTCACAAAAAGATACAATCTTGCTATGAGCTTTTACGTAGTTATTGATTACCATTCTTCCTGAGATGGTGCTCCAGTGCTCttacagtaacatttttcaCCTTGTCTCCAGTCACTGTATCTTACTGCACCTTGTTacactgttgggtttttttttctgttttctcaatCTGCCAACATCTTAGTGCAATAAGGAACCAGATATGTCTATTTTGAGATCACATGTGAATGCAGATTTTTGAGATACACGCTATTTTCACAGGTTTGCTCTCAAGTGGCTTAACATTTTTGAACTGTTAACACGTTTGGGCACAATATTCCAAGAATGGTATCATCAAAACTACACAGAGagcgtgtgcatgtgtgtgtacacacagcAGAAAACGTGCTTTCTCCTAAACACAAAACTTTGAGTCCTACATTACCTTTtggaaaaatagagaaaatataaaaaatggtCTCCAATTCCTCTCTGCGCTGACAAATCTGTACTTTAAAATTTCTCTTCTCCCATCTCACAGGCCTACAGCTTCACTACTAGGTTGTTTAATCTTGGATACTTTATCGATTTCTCACTGGTGAGCTTACCAAGCAAGACAAAGAACTTCGCAGtttcacacaaaaaatacattgaCCATTTACACCTTTCCTTATCAGCTTAAACCAGGCAGCCCAGAAATTCACCTGGATTCGAAGGTCAGACATCTGTTTTAAGAGATCCTCAAACAGCTCTCTGTCAGCTGCTGGAAGTTCTGAAGACAGCACTACTCCCACGTAGGACCCTGGTATCTGGGACATCGTGTCAGGAAACATGTACACTCCAGTATTGCAGCACAGAACAGGAGACTGGTTACACATTAGAGGATATAACCAGTCACAAACCTAGAGAAGACAAGCACAAAAAGGAATTAAAGgatccttttaaaaagaaaggcaggtAAAACATACTGATAAGCATCACAAACTTGATTTTGTATAAcgttttgtaaaaaaaataaaaaagccttaTGCCATCTTGGGGGCgggtggaaaaaacaaacaaaaaccccacatgaCTGTTCTTGGTTAGTTCTGACAGTCCAATATggagaaaatactaattttcacAGGACTGTAATTCAGACTGGTAGTCTCTTAACTAGGTCTCGTCTTGAGGCCCAGGTGTAAAAGCAGATGACAAGCACTGCCAAACAAGTCAGAATTCACAGCGCCTGTAGATCTCAGGCTGGGTTTATATGATTGGATAATGAGACTCTATGTCTGTTGTTGGCTGACTGTTGAAGGCTGCTAACACAGGTGGAGGTGAACTAGCAGACCCAAAACCAAGAAGCAGTTTTTGTTTGCTCCTCCAGGTTTCCCCTTTGTGGATGAGATTTCCAACAGCCAATCTTAGCAGCAAAAAGGAGATCCAGAAACCAGACCAGAAACACAATGTACATTACAGAACATGCCCACATGAAGCAAGCATGGaccaaaaaaattcaaataatgcatcttttttatttgtagttcAGAGTCTGGGTTAACACAGGCCCTCAAATTCCACATTATCAGCTGCCCTAACTGTAGTACCTTATCACTAGCTCTGACCAAAGCAGGTAGCGCACAACCCCATTTTACACCAACACGTTACAACAGCTGAATTAACACATCTTCTCtatgggaggaaagggaagttCACTTAATGAAAAGACATGTTAAGTCAACTCCTTTAGAAAATGGAATTCACCAGCACAGTCAGCACCTGACAACCTTTGGAAGACAGCTGATTttcgcaaaaaaaaaaaagtcataaaagtatgtatttgcacaaaaacatttttccaacaGCTGTAACATCCTTCATATTACCACACAGATATTTAGGCTCAGAAGAGCAAGAACTTAAGAAAActgccttttaaatttttatgacAGCTCTTGAAATTcaattaaaggagaaaattattttcctgttaccTGAAGAAATGCAGGTGGACGATTCTGTGCCATCTCACTATCTGTATCCAGGAACTTCACAATGCGTAGATATCCAGGATATGAAGGAGCACTAACCTGCCCATCAGGAGTTACAAAGAAGATTTGCACTCCTTGGGGAATCAAGATCAGCTCATCTGCATCCACTCCCAGGTTTTCAAGGGGAGGTGGCTGAGTACACTTACTGTAGTAGTCCTCACCTACAGAAGAAAACTCCCCTGAGTCCGTGCCATAAGACACGGTAAAATGGCCGTTGGTAGCTTGAGGAGTATAGGCAGGAGGTGCTTCATTTGGCAGACAAAGAGGTTTTGCAGATGATGGACTCATAGCTGGAATTTGCCCCTGGCTCGCAGTTGCAACACCCCTATCTGCTACAGGTGGTTGATTTGGTACAAACGAAGAATTAGGGGCAGGAGGTCGTTCTGGTTTTTCTTTGGAAGGAATGGATGGGTACAACTTGGGCACCCCAGCAGGGGCATCCATCGCAGCAGGACTTGCTTGTACAGGTGGCATGTTTTGTTCTAGAATGCCGAGTCGAGCGTGAACATTTCGGAGGGTCTCCCTCATCTTCTGTTGCATTTGCCTAGCAGACTCCCACTGGGACCCTacacatgcaggaccttgcgATGGAATGCTAATACCTCGGAGCAAGTGGTCAAGCCCTTGCTTGTAATAACTTCTTGCCTCTTCTTTCTGACCCCGTTCATCGGTATTCAGTCCTCtattgataaaaataaaggcTTTCCTGTACTCTTCATTAATAGCTTTAATATTTGCATCTTCTTGCATAACTGGATCCTGCAGTTCTTCCATTACTGCAAATTGGAATAAAGCCCATTAAGCATGTTCATAGATGAAACCAAACAATATTTACCTTAGAATACCTTCTAACCAGTTTCTAATGATGACCACACTGCATGTATTAGCAGAAAGCTATCTAGTTGCTTGGTGCAGTGCCTGCTACATTATGGTTATCTCCTAATAACCTCCAGATTTAGAATATGTGACTCCAAGGCAGCAAGGAATTGATAACCATCGCATCTAGTTACAtcacacacatgcattttttagAAGTTAAACATCAAAAGAATATGAACACACCTGATATTAAACTTTTCATCTAAAAGTAGTATTAAGATCAGTAGCaaatagagtaaaaaaaataatttagaaacatCTAACTTTtgataatattttcaaaaaatcttttaagatattaaaaaatgcagttaacaTTTTATCTATTTAAATAAAGGCTGAAGTTACAAACTCAGTACATTTAAGTAATTTAAGGTAAAGAActcaaaagattaaaacaaatcTTGATAAACTTCAACTAACATCAACACACAGAATGTGAAGAAATACTCTGAACAGTTAAAGCTGTGCTTTACAACATGAAAACAGGTAATTTCTTACTTCCTTTACAGTGTTTATATAGTGAGAAAGACAATTGGTGTTTTCGCTTTCTTGCACCCCAGTTGACAAAAACTTGGAAGTACCAGTATCTATAAAATGTTGTAGCTTTTATGTCTATTGCACCaactgaacagcagaaaataatccAATAGGTTTATGTGAACTCTAAAGTTTGTAAAATCACTCTTTTAA
It encodes:
- the SPART gene encoding spartin isoform X1, giving the protein MEELQDPVMQEDANIKAINEEYRKAFIFINRGLNTDERGQKEEARSYYKQGLDHLLRGISIPSQGPACVGSQWESARQMQQKMRETLRNVHARLGILEQNMPPVQASPAAMDAPAGVPKLYPSIPSKEKPERPPAPNSSFVPNQPPVADRGVATASQGQIPAMSPSSAKPLCLPNEAPPAYTPQATNGHFTVSYGTDSGEFSSVGEDYYSKCTQPPPLENLGVDADELILIPQGVQIFFVTPDGQVSAPSYPGYLRIVKFLDTDSEMAQNRPPAFLQVCDWLYPLMCNQSPVLCCNTGVYMFPDTMSQIPGSYVGVVLSSELPAADRELFEDLLKQMSDLRIQVPGSHERVGLSSELPATDRAHFEDKFKQMSGHKVQPSEASGDAVNLPQTVRIQPQPEGAENQKELPEWSEKVAHGILSGASWVSWGLVKGAEYTGKAIHKGASKLREHIQPEEKPLEVNPTVAKGLHVAKQATGGAVKVSQFLVEGVCSIASCVGKELAPHVKKHGSKLVPESLKKDKDGKSTFDGALVVAASGVQGFSTVWQGLESAAKCIAKSVSTETVKTVKYKYGDDAGHATDNAMNSAINVGVTAFNIDSIGIKAVVKKTAKETGHAVLDEYKVLDNEKKDKK
- the SPART gene encoding spartin isoform X2, with amino-acid sequence MEELQDPVMQEDANIKAINEEYRKAFIFINRGLNTDERGQKEEARSYYKQGLDHLLRGISIPSQGPACVGSQWESARQMQQKMRETLRNVHARLGILEQNMPPVQASPAAMDAPAGVPKLYPSIPSKEKPERPPAPNSSFVPNQPPVADRGVATASQGQIPAMSPSSAKPLCLPNEAPPAYTPQATNGHFTVSYGTDSGEFSSVGEDYYSKCTQPPPLENLGVDADELILIPQGVQIFFVTPDGQVSAPSYPGYLRIVKFLDTDSEMAQNRPPAFLQVCDWLYPLMCNQSPVLCCNTGVYMFPDTMSQIPGSYVGVVLSSELPAADRELFEDLLKQMSDLRIQVPGSHERVGLSSELPATDRAHFEDKFKQMSGHKVQPSEASGDAVNLPQTVRIQPQPEGAENQKELPEWSEKVAHGILSGASWVSWGLVKGAEYTGKAIHKGASKLREHIQPEEKPLEVNPTVAKGLHVAKQATGGAVKVSQFLVEGVCSIASCVGKELAPHVKKHGSKLVPESLKKDKDGKSTFDGALVVAASGVQGFSTVWQGLESAAKCIAKSVSTETVKTVKYKEFPCSATKQLIFPKLMLEEMKDEPQVTR
- the SPART gene encoding spartin isoform X3, which translates into the protein MEELQDPVMQEDANIKAINEEYRKAFIFINRGLNTDERGQKEEARSYYKQGLDHLLRGISIPSQGPACVGSQWESARQMQQKMRETLRNVHARLGILEQNMPPVQASPAAMDAPAGVPKLYPSIPSKEKPERPPAPNSSFVPNQPPVADRGVATASQGQIPAMSPSSAKPLCLPNEAPPAYTPQATNGHFTVSYGTDSGEFSSVGEDYYSKCTQPPPLENLGVDADELILIPQGVQIFFVTPDGQVSAPSYPGYLRIVKFLDTDSEMAQNRPPAFLQVCDWLYPLMCNQSPVLCCNTGVYMFPDTMSQIPGSYVGVVLSSELPAADRELFEDLLKQMSDLRIQPSEASGDAVNLPQTVRIQPQPEGAENQKELPEWSEKVAHGILSGASWVSWGLVKGAEYTGKAIHKGASKLREHIQPEEKPLEVNPTVAKGLHVAKQATGGAVKVSQFLVEGVCSIASCVGKELAPHVKKHGSKLVPESLKKDKDGKSTFDGALVVAASGVQGFSTVWQGLESAAKCIAKSVSTETVKTVKYKYGDDAGHATDNAMNSAINVGVTAFNIDSIGIKAVVKKTAKETGHAVLDEYKVLDNEKKDKK
- the SPART gene encoding spartin isoform X4, which encodes MEELQDPVMQEDANIKAINEEYRKAFIFINRGLNTDERGQKEEARSYYKQGLDHLLRGISIPSQGPACVGSQWESARQMQQKMRETLRNVHARLGILEQNMPPVQASPAAMDAPAGVPKLYPSIPSKEKPERPPAPNSSFVPNQPPVADRGVATASQGQIPAMSPSSAKPLCLPNEAPPAYTPQATNGHFTVSYGTDSGEFSSVGEDYYSKCTQPPPLENLGVDADELILIPQGVQIFFVTPDGQVSAPSYPGYLRIVKFLDTDSEMAQNRPPAFLQVCDWLYPLMCNQSPVLCCNTGVYMFPDTMSQIPGSYVGVVLSSELPAADRELFEDLLKQMSDLRIQVPGSHERVGLSSELPATDRAHFEDKFKQMSGHKVQPSEASGDAVNLPQTVRIQPQPEGAENQKELPEWSEKVAHGILSGASWVSWGLVKGAEYTGKAIHKGASKLREHIQPEEKPLEVNPTVAKGLHVAKQATGGAVKVSQFLVEGVCSIASCVGKELAPHVKKHGSKLVPESLKKDKDGKSTFDGALVVAASGVQGFSTVWQGLESAAKCIAKSVSTETVKTVKYKYKNRTYGDQQSTGTKSENQ